The following is a genomic window from Elgaria multicarinata webbii isolate HBS135686 ecotype San Diego chromosome 9, rElgMul1.1.pri, whole genome shotgun sequence.
TTTTTTAAATGCtactttgaaaataaaatgtaaagccTTGAGAgacaccccctttttttcttagtCTGGCAACAGCAGTCAGTAACAGTTTGCATTCATAAATATTTATGTGTAATTGTGAGGTCATTTGCTAGGGATAGCTAAAAACTTTAAGCAActctatattattttttattattattattattattattattattattattattattattattattattattgattacatttgtataccaccccatagccaaagctctctgggcagtctacataagattaaaacacttaaaaacaatatacaaaatttaaaactacaaaaccatacaacatacacagaaacatacatttaaaaacaaatctagaatCAGCAAAGTTCaacacatattgctaaatgccgaGGAAAAGATAAAAGTTTTAagctggcaccgaaaagatatcaatgttggtaccaggcaggcctcgttggggagatcattccataattggcgggccaccacagaaaaggccctctcccttgttgctgtcctccaagctttCCTTGGAGTAAGCACCCGTAGAAGGACCTTAAATTTTgaacgtagtgtatgggtaggttcaagtCGGaaaaggtgttccgtcaggtattgtggtcctgaaccTTGTATAGATTGCttacagcaagggtggggaacttctttcagcctgagagccaatttcaatttctgagaagctctcagggggtcCATTCCAGGTGTGGGTTAGGGTTGAAGGCAAGGGGGGATGCCTGAAAGGGTGCAGCTAGAAATAcaaaagataacagtgtattATAGCCAGTaactaaccttttagaatggggaaaaaactacacaaaagatGGGAAAGCACTAAATGATTAGTGGATGGGGAAAAGGTGTtggagccaggggaaggtggcgtggctatctggggaaccccaaagtGTCAGATTGGCAATCTAGGAGGCTAGATTTGGTCTTCTGGCCTGAGATTCTCCACCCCTGGCTTGTGGATACATACACTCTAATACACAGGTGGTGTTCCCCTGCCCGGAAAAGCTTCTCCATGCAGAGCTGCTCTTCATATTTTCCTTTGTGTGCATGGTTTGGATTAACAGAAATGTGGATACCCATTGGAATTCACATGCAGGAACTTCAAGTAAAGATCTGAATCTGTATCAAACTCAGATCTTGGGTTTCACGCACCGCAGTCCTAATACCAACTCTGCTGACATATAACTGTGCATGGAGGCCTTGAAGCTAAATTCTCTATATCAGTGGTTTTTATTCAAAAGGAGAAGATGgtatttgtttaaaaagaataaattcaaaatactgttttgtgcaaatgcatattttaaacaaaatctgCAACAGTGCTTCTAACTGTACACTGAAGAACTGCATTTTCTTCTAGGCAACAGTTGCTGCTTTTGCAGCCAGTGAAGGCCATTCTCACCCCCGAGTGGTAGAACTGCCAAAGACTGATGAAGGCCTTGGCTTTAATGTAATGGGAGGAAAAGAACAGAATTCTCCTATTTATATTTCTCGcataattcctggaggagtagCTGAGAGGCATGGAGGACTCAAACGGGGAGATCAGCTGCTTTCTGTTAACGGAGTGGTATGTGAACATTTcacattgatttttgtttttatgaattgttCTTATTCAAGGAGTTTCAGATCACATATAGCAAGTAAAAGTTCCTCGTGAGAAAAGTATTACATGGACTACTTCAGTCCTGATGAGTCCATTAAAAGGAATTACAAACAAATACAAAACTTCAGTGTGGTTTAAAGAACCTATTGTTACAATAGTAGCaaaatgtggaagaagaagaagaagaagaagaagaagaagaagaagaagaagaagaagaagaagaagaagaagaagaagaagaagaagacgacgacacaCACCCCCAGCAGTCACCAgtacttttaaaacaacaacaacaaccagacaaTCATAATATGGCATTTGTGATACCAGACTTTTAGAATTAGCCCTGTCCTCCGTTAATtcgggtgtagggggaggatcacggacttaccggcttccgtgATGCTCCCTGGGTGTTTAGACAGTGGTGCGACGTCCCGGAAGgatgtcatggccgccatttttaaaaacaacgagAGAAGCACACTCGTGCTCCAGAGCCAAaggtaagaaaaacaacaacaacaactctgtccccaccccctcacccccgatgggtacGGTCTGCCACTGTGCAGCTCCGTGCTCATTTTACAgtccccactactcacggggaggacaAGACAACCTGGGAGCAGCTGCCACACAGCCACACTCCACGGGATGGTCCTGGAACTACAGAAAATTGGGTTTTCcgtggttcctgatatcccagggtaagTCTTTGCTagtcccaggttgcccccaggatcccctgtgcatcatgtggatgcacagggatgatccaaggactaccctgggGTATAGGCATTGTGTGGACATGCCCATAGAGCCCCCTAATGTAAAACTGCTATTCAGTAGTTATAGCTACCTAATAGCTGTCCCCATAGCTACTCAGGCATACCCTCAGGAGTTTATCCCACTGCTCATTCTCTAACATATTAGTAATGCTGTCCCATTTTCTACATAGGACAAATGACTGCACAAAATATTAAATGGACAACAATCTGAAATAAAGAAATGCCACCACTCAGAAACCAATGGGAGAACATTTTAGTCTTCCTGGATACTCTGCTGGTAGTCTGACCATTCAGGTTTTTACTTAATTGTTAAGCCTTAGCAATGGTGTTTTCCAAGAAGGATCAAGAGAGCCTCCAAACTCCTTCTTAAAGAGCTCAAAAGCTTCTTGTTACTTGGAATTTTTAACTATTATTCTGCTTTTCATAATAAGAGTGTAGAAGGAGAGCACCATGAAAAGGCTGTGGAGCTTCTGAAGGCTGCTAAGGACAACGTCAAGCTGGTGGTTCGCTACACCCCCAAAGTATTGGATGAGATGGAGGCTCGCTTTGAAAAACTAAGGACAGCACGACGCAGGCAACAGCAACAGTTGCTaattcagcagcaacagcaacagcagcaaaatgcACAGCAAAATCATATGTCGTAGGTGAGAGTATTCTTTGGTCTTGCTTTCAACCtgcccttatttattatttatttatttatttatttatttattttattacatttctataccgcccaatagccgaagctctctgggcagttcacaaaaattaaaataatactaagacaatcaacaggttaaaagcacaaatacacaatacaatataaaagaaaatTTTATATTGAAAAGGCTTGGCATGTTATGAGAATTTGAAGCAGGCCTGCTTCAGGTGATACTGACATTGTCATAGTTGCCGTCTTCCCATGGGAGTTTCTATGTCGTTCTCAGTAGCATCTGTAGCTTTTGcccatttatttagggtgcattGTACGGTCATACCTATCACACTGCCAACAAACACCTAATACCacaggaaaaatgcacaaaaggaagaagagacagtggaaggaagaagaaaaaaatcacattcaTAATTTCAGGGTTAGTCATTTTGAAAATGATCAAATGGAATTGCCACAATTTTCACTTTAATTTCTATCTGGAGAATTAGGTAGCATGTGAAGCAGCCCTCAGAGAGTGCTATTTTATTCAGATTCATCCAGACCTTTGTCTTGTTGTGTTCAGAGGCAGCTTAGTAAAACAAGAATATAATTTATTACTTGACAGGTATTTGTCTGCCTTTCTTCAAGCAGAAATGTATGTTTACCCCATTTTTCCTTTCTTGGCTTCTTGCTGTGCTTTTATAGCTGTCAATGCCTAAAATATCTATTGTGTAGCTTCAATGTGTGCTGTGCTGTGTACATCAAAGAACTGGATGTGTACATTGATCAACTTCTTAGATCCCTCAGCatattatgttattatattgtTTGCGGAGCCAGTAAATTTTCTCCTTCTAAGAAATAGGCACGATTGGCCGTCAGTTCTTTTGAATGCAGGAGTAGTCAACACGCAGTCCCCCATGGCCATTTTCGTGGTTCCCCGCTGCCATATTTGCCATGACAGCAAATAATAAGCCATTTTTTCCCAAGGAAACAAGCTGTGTGGAAAGCGTGCACCTTGTTTACAAGCAGAATCACACTTTGGAACCCTCCCAGGAGTGCAATTCCGTTTGCAAACAAGAGACGTGTTCCCCACACACCAAGTTTCCTTGCAGATTTGTTGCATGTTTTGCCACTGTGGCAAATTCAGTGAGGTTTCTGATTGCAGCAGCCATTTCAGTGGGGTGGGATGCAACTCCCAGTGGTTTGCAGGAGGGGGGAGGTAATGCACACATACACGAGCCCTAGAAGTTGCCTGCCCCAATTTAATAGCATTATAATGCTTTCCTTTTCAGCCATTCTTCTCTAGTTTGACTCCATGGCAGCTTAACTACACCAGCCTATCTTTAGTAAGTGGTACAGACCCATCCAACTTTCCAATCCAAACACCCAGCAAAAAGAACATAGAACACTGATTATTTGGCTCTAAAGACCAATTGAATGGCTTTTAGGATAGTGACCTGCTGGGGTTATTAATGGCCCCAACCTATTAATGCTGACCAAACGCAAGTGCTGTGTCTCCTTAACAGCTGTACGGCCATACAGAAGTGAAAATCAAAGATGAGGAAAGcaaaggaaggggagaatgttgGTCAATTCTTCAGTATTTTTAAGgtgtgagtttgtttgtttttaattatagaTGTTTCACAAGAAAGAAATTCTAAATCAAGAATTCAGCAATGTAGCAGTAAAGCTGTGCTTTGTATTCCAACATACAGTAAaagagcagcagcaatggcaacACAACAACTGCGTTCACCAGCAAACTGTGAAAGATTGCCATAAGATTTGTTTGGCAAGCCAACAACATAATAAACCTTTCCTGCGAGGTTTTTCAGTGTACTGAAGTCTTAGGATGAAAGGTTTCTTTGACTCTACTCCTGTTGTATGGTAAGGTTTTCACAATTAAAAAGttgttaaaagaagaaaagaaaaaagaacattatATGGCTTCTGAATGAgtgaatatataaatatatgtgtatgtatggtCCAAtcctgcactttttaaaatgataCTCCAGTGAGAATTTGTTAAACGGATATAAGATGGGCCACTGCCAAGAGTGAAGGATGCCCAAAGTTTGTAGAGCTGATGCAATTGTAGTCGTGCTTTGACTAGTTGTATCAGAATGTAGATGGGGATGTGCATTAGATTGTACATCTGCATTAAAAGCAGTGTGGTCTGAACACACTGTGTCCACATTTGGATGCCGACCCTTTTATGTCCCCTGCTTTTTATCCAGCAAGTGAGACATGTGAGGAAGCTTACTTATCTGGATTGAGGCCTGTGTATGCGAGATGAacaatttaaggggggaaattgcacaagttCAAAACGTTGCCACTTAAAGCCATTCATACATCTTGCA
Proteins encoded in this region:
- the LIN7A gene encoding protein lin-7 homolog A isoform X1, whose translation is MATTLTVVQPLTLDRDVARAIELLEKLQESGELPGHKLQSLKKVLQSEFCTAIREVYQYMHETINVNGCPEFRARATAKATVAAFAASEGHSHPRVVELPKTDEGLGFNVMGGKEQNSPIYISRIIPGGVAERHGGLKRGDQLLSVNGVSVEGEHHEKAVELLKAAKDNVKLVVRYTPKVLDEMEARFEKLRTARRRQQQQLLIQQQQQQQQNAQQNHMS
- the LIN7A gene encoding protein lin-7 homolog A isoform X2 gives rise to the protein MLPEQLNYWRNCKNLENYQDTNYSHLKKYCRVYQYMHETINVNGCPEFRARATAKATVAAFAASEGHSHPRVVELPKTDEGLGFNVMGGKEQNSPIYISRIIPGGVAERHGGLKRGDQLLSVNGVSVEGEHHEKAVELLKAAKDNVKLVVRYTPKVLDEMEARFEKLRTARRRQQQQLLIQQQQQQQQNAQQNHMS